From a region of the Thermoflexus hugenholtzii JAD2 genome:
- a CDS encoding S8 family peptidase → MRGSRRLVLVLAWILGGLPVARPWPGASGASAAPACFLPLEDGRCLPPPTLADSAPPPAAHAQTASASRGLGVLVKRKADVPPGAFRVGLAAAGFPGAEALAVPRWWRIPVPPGEDPEALAARLRQRPDVETAEVDRPVRIAFTPNDLYYGYQWNLPQIRAPQAWDVITGTAGVWIAIVDTGVDYTHPDLASSRLWLGWDFANSDNNPMDDHGHGTHVAGIAGANTNNGQGVAGVCWGCDLLAVKVLDASGGGYASWVADGIRYAADWGVAFGKRTVINLSLGSPYPSRVLADAVAYAQGQGALIVAAAGNDGVNELFYPAAYPGVIGVAATDSSDQRASFSNWGSHVDIAAPGVSILSTMWGWYYFADGTSMATPHVAGVAGLVWSAGPALTASQVCGALLRTAVDLGTPGRDDIYGYGRLNAEAAVRSVVPPPPGPPPGPYRVYLPLVMSPPFVCP, encoded by the coding sequence TTCTCCCGCTGGAGGATGGCCGTTGTCTTCCCCCGCCGACCCTGGCTGATTCGGCCCCACCGCCTGCAGCGCATGCGCAAACGGCCTCGGCCTCCCGGGGCCTCGGCGTTCTGGTGAAGCGCAAGGCGGACGTCCCGCCGGGTGCTTTCCGGGTAGGCCTGGCCGCGGCCGGCTTCCCCGGCGCCGAGGCCTTAGCCGTCCCCCGCTGGTGGCGTATCCCGGTGCCGCCGGGGGAGGACCCCGAGGCCCTGGCGGCGCGGCTGCGCCAGCGCCCCGACGTCGAAACCGCCGAGGTTGACCGCCCGGTCCGCATCGCCTTCACCCCTAACGATCTTTACTACGGCTATCAGTGGAACCTCCCGCAGATCCGCGCCCCCCAGGCCTGGGACGTCATCACCGGGACCGCCGGGGTCTGGATTGCCATCGTGGACACGGGGGTGGATTACACCCATCCGGATCTCGCCTCCTCCCGGCTGTGGTTAGGGTGGGATTTCGCAAACAGCGACAACAATCCAATGGATGACCATGGCCACGGCACCCACGTGGCGGGGATCGCCGGGGCGAATACGAACAACGGCCAAGGCGTCGCCGGCGTGTGCTGGGGCTGTGACCTGCTCGCGGTGAAGGTCCTGGATGCAAGTGGAGGGGGTTATGCTTCGTGGGTGGCGGATGGGATCCGGTATGCCGCCGACTGGGGGGTGGCTTTCGGAAAGCGCACGGTCATCAACCTGAGCCTGGGGAGCCCATATCCCAGCCGCGTCCTCGCCGACGCCGTCGCCTACGCCCAGGGCCAGGGCGCCCTGATCGTGGCGGCGGCGGGGAACGATGGCGTCAATGAGCTGTTCTATCCGGCGGCCTATCCCGGGGTGATCGGCGTCGCCGCCACGGATTCCTCGGATCAGCGGGCATCATTCTCTAACTGGGGATCCCATGTGGACATCGCTGCGCCGGGAGTGAGTATCCTTTCCACAATGTGGGGGTGGTATTACTTTGCCGATGGCACCTCCATGGCCACGCCCCATGTAGCGGGGGTGGCGGGATTGGTGTGGTCGGCGGGGCCGGCCCTGACAGCGAGCCAGGTGTGCGGCGCCCTGCTCCGCACCGCTGTGGACCTGGGGACCCCCGGGCGGGATGACATCTATGGATACGGCCGGTTGAACGCCGAAGCGGCGGTCCGCAGCGTGGTGCCTCCCCCACCCGGCCCGCCTCCCGGGCCCTATCGGGTATATCTCCCGCTGGTGATGTCGCCGCCCTTCGTCTGCCCGTGA
- a CDS encoding isoaspartyl peptidase/L-asparaginase family protein produces MPRPILIVHGGAGTIPEERHAAAVEGCRRAVQAGWSILEAGGFALDAVEAAVRVLEDDPTFNAGRGSVRTRAGTVEMDALIMEGTTLRAGAVAAVRRVRNPILLARAVMERTPHVLLVGPAAEALAELLELPMADDAELAAPRDRLGEELPRPEGSVNLREILAQALSGPMDTVGAAAMDAAGRLAAAVSTGGMSNKWPGRVGDSALIGCGAYADDRSGAAVATGWGETLMRVVIAKTACDFMALGLSASGAVTAAIRLLEERVNGRGGLIAIDREGRIGIAHNTPHMSWAWTDGRVLEAGIRAPE; encoded by the coding sequence ATGCCGCGACCGATCCTCATCGTTCACGGTGGCGCGGGGACCATCCCGGAGGAGCGCCACGCGGCGGCGGTGGAGGGATGCCGCCGGGCGGTGCAGGCGGGATGGTCGATCCTGGAGGCCGGCGGCTTCGCCCTGGACGCGGTGGAGGCCGCCGTGCGGGTGTTAGAGGATGACCCCACCTTCAACGCCGGGCGGGGCAGCGTGCGAACCCGAGCGGGCACGGTGGAGATGGATGCCCTGATCATGGAGGGGACTACCCTGCGCGCCGGGGCCGTGGCGGCTGTCCGTCGAGTCCGCAACCCCATCCTCCTGGCCCGGGCGGTGATGGAGCGCACCCCCCATGTCCTCCTCGTGGGCCCGGCCGCGGAGGCCCTGGCCGAGCTGCTCGAGCTCCCCATGGCGGACGATGCGGAGTTGGCCGCTCCCCGGGACCGCCTGGGCGAGGAGCTCCCCCGGCCGGAAGGGTCTGTGAATCTCCGGGAGATCCTGGCGCAGGCTCTCTCCGGGCCGATGGATACCGTCGGGGCGGCGGCTATGGATGCCGCGGGCCGCCTCGCCGCCGCGGTCTCCACCGGTGGTATGTCGAACAAGTGGCCGGGCCGGGTGGGGGATTCGGCCCTCATCGGTTGCGGGGCTTATGCGGACGACCGGAGCGGGGCGGCAGTAGCCACCGGATGGGGGGAGACCCTGATGCGGGTGGTGATCGCCAAGACCGCCTGCGACTTCATGGCCCTGGGGCTCTCCGCCTCGGGTGCCGTGACGGCTGCCATCCGCCTGCTGGAGGAGCGGGTGAATGGGCGGGGCGGGCTGATCGCCATCGACCGGGAGGGCCGCATCGGCATCGCCCACAACACGCCCCATATGAGCTGGGCGTGGACCGATGGACGTGTTCTGGAGGCCGGGATCCGCGCGCCGGAGTGA
- a CDS encoding TlyA family RNA methyltransferase has translation MARVRLDLLLVERGLAESRERAQRLIRAGRVRVGDRVVDKPGALVPPDAPVRITEPFPYVSRGGLKLAAALARFPVLVRGAVCADVGASTGGFTDCLLQHGAARVYAIDVGYGLLDMRLRQDPRVIVMERTNARYLTELPEPVHLVTMDVSFISVRLILPNAHRWLVPEGHAIVLVKPQFEAGRAEVKRGVVRDRAVHERVLRTLIEWSRAHGWWPRGLIPSPLLGPAGNVEFLLWLQKGEGPTDVENLLHEAFAELEAHPPARE, from the coding sequence ATGGCTCGAGTTCGTCTGGATCTTCTGCTGGTGGAGCGAGGGCTGGCGGAGAGCCGGGAGCGGGCGCAGCGCCTGATCCGCGCCGGCCGGGTCCGGGTGGGGGATCGGGTGGTGGATAAGCCCGGGGCCCTGGTGCCGCCGGACGCGCCGGTGCGGATCACCGAGCCCTTCCCCTATGTGAGCCGCGGCGGCCTGAAGCTGGCTGCTGCCCTGGCCCGCTTCCCGGTCCTCGTGCGGGGGGCGGTGTGCGCCGATGTGGGCGCTTCCACGGGGGGCTTCACCGATTGCCTGCTCCAGCATGGGGCGGCCCGGGTCTACGCCATCGATGTGGGCTACGGCCTGCTGGACATGCGGCTGCGCCAGGATCCACGGGTGATCGTGATGGAACGGACCAACGCCCGTTATCTCACGGAACTGCCGGAGCCCGTGCATCTGGTGACCATGGACGTCTCCTTCATCTCGGTCCGGCTGATCCTTCCCAATGCCCACCGCTGGCTGGTCCCGGAGGGCCACGCCATCGTGCTGGTCAAGCCTCAGTTTGAGGCCGGGCGCGCCGAGGTCAAACGGGGCGTGGTGCGCGACCGCGCGGTCCACGAACGGGTGTTGCGGACGCTGATCGAGTGGAGCCGGGCGCATGGCTGGTGGCCCCGGGGGCTGATCCCCTCGCCGCTGCTGGGGCCGGCGGGCAACGTGGAGTTCCTCCTCTGGCTGCAGAAGGGAGAGGGGCCGACGGATGTCGAAAACCTTCTCCACGAGGCGTTCGCCGAACTGGAGGCCCATCCCCCAGCCCGGGAGTAG
- a CDS encoding methionine adenosyltransferase has product MRNIVVSEAGGPYIEDLPVEIVERKGIGHPDSLCDGIAERISREYTHWCEEHLGGALHHNFDKVQLVAGEVSVRFGGGELLKPIRIQIAGRGTPYYNGQAIPMETIAIEAARAYLRETMRYLDPVKHVIIDCFAGRGASELIDIVHQVTANDTSFGVAHWPRSGLEEAVYQAAQYLNYELINQFPIGEDVKVMGLRQGNQVILTVAVPFIATRVHDAAEYEEAKRGVQEALQRFVSSLPALEGRTVRVDVNTADHAKRGDFYLTLTGTSAEMGDDGAVGRGNRITGLITPFRSSSLEAAAGKNPISHVGKVYNVLALEIARDIVARLPEIREATVYLLSQIGKPLDQPLIANAAVRVRSGRLTPGIQEAVRAIVDEHLSNIHQVRRKIIAGEVSLF; this is encoded by the coding sequence ATGCGGAACATCGTGGTTTCCGAAGCCGGCGGCCCTTACATCGAGGACCTTCCGGTGGAGATCGTGGAGCGGAAGGGCATCGGGCATCCGGATAGCCTGTGCGACGGCATCGCCGAGCGCATCAGCCGGGAATACACCCACTGGTGCGAGGAGCACCTGGGCGGCGCGCTGCACCACAACTTCGATAAGGTCCAGCTGGTCGCCGGAGAGGTCTCGGTGCGCTTCGGCGGCGGAGAGCTGCTGAAACCCATCCGCATCCAGATCGCCGGCCGGGGCACCCCCTACTACAACGGCCAGGCGATCCCAATGGAGACCATCGCCATCGAGGCCGCCCGGGCCTATCTGCGGGAGACCATGCGCTATCTGGATCCGGTGAAGCATGTGATCATCGACTGCTTCGCCGGGCGCGGCGCCAGCGAGCTGATCGACATCGTCCATCAGGTGACCGCCAACGACACCAGTTTCGGCGTCGCCCACTGGCCCCGCAGCGGCCTGGAGGAGGCGGTCTACCAGGCCGCCCAGTATCTCAACTACGAGCTGATCAACCAGTTCCCCATCGGCGAGGACGTCAAGGTCATGGGGCTGCGCCAGGGGAACCAGGTCATCCTGACCGTGGCCGTCCCCTTCATCGCCACCCGGGTGCACGATGCGGCGGAGTATGAAGAAGCCAAGCGGGGGGTGCAGGAGGCGCTGCAGCGCTTCGTCTCCAGCCTCCCCGCCCTGGAGGGACGAACGGTCCGGGTCGACGTCAACACCGCCGATCACGCCAAGCGGGGGGATTTCTACCTGACCCTGACCGGGACCAGCGCCGAGATGGGCGACGATGGCGCCGTCGGCCGGGGGAACCGCATCACCGGCCTGATCACCCCCTTCCGCTCCTCCAGCCTGGAGGCCGCCGCTGGCAAGAACCCCATCTCCCACGTCGGGAAGGTCTACAACGTGCTGGCCCTGGAGATCGCCCGGGACATCGTCGCCCGCCTTCCGGAGATCCGAGAGGCCACCGTGTATCTGCTCTCCCAGATCGGGAAGCCACTGGATCAGCCGCTGATCGCCAACGCCGCCGTCCGGGTCCGCTCCGGCCGGCTCACCCCGGGGATCCAGGAGGCCGTGCGGGCGATCGTGGATGAACACCTCTCCAACATCCACCAGGTCCGCCGTAAGATCATCGCCGGCGAGGTCTCCCTGTTCTGA
- a CDS encoding glycosyltransferase family 39 protein has protein sequence MPRRTRIRWLAAVALLWLAALLRWLDLPHIPYGLWYDEAYYGLDALRVLQGEVRIFFPENNGREPLFIYLVASAIAILGPTPYALRLTASMIGLLAVAAAFRMAWTISRRWEVGALSGALMAFLLWPLNLSRVGFRAGLFPLAAALTLWAFTRAARSGRERDWAVAGWIWGLSFYTYLAARITVLPIALELLLGRWRAPDRFRVRAIGAFLGCALLTASPLIAYFLTHPAEFTLRGEQTAAFQGGRPWLGVAKEQALRVGGMFFWQGDSYPRHNTESRPVFDPLLAFAFLVGGIQAFRRAPFTALWGIAMLLPTFLATEAPHYLRASGALPVVVFWAALGLWTLAGAAARWARTPWAAALLLGGGLGLSFPWHAVAYFHPGWWAQAQVRGAFSLDSWEVAQEIRAFRRAEPSGTVVLSERLWAGRAEMRFLLWGESGVRIRRLTEDPPDPPPAPAMVIGWQYEEVPLLRRWLPPGALLSVRAPPPWPGERVPRYRVMRAEPPDRMRSNLRAVFADGIALQGGMAVRAGRFLTVTLDWEAVGQPSRDYSVFVHVYRETEAPRWPPAIPPQAQHDGGIAEGAYNTGVWRPGDRIREVRVIPLPETLLQGPLRVWVGLYRWEDGARLPLRGGGEAVAIPVEEAERSARSP, from the coding sequence ATGCCCCGACGAACCCGGATACGATGGCTGGCAGCGGTCGCCCTGCTCTGGCTCGCCGCTCTGCTCCGCTGGCTGGACCTGCCTCACATCCCCTATGGGCTCTGGTATGACGAGGCGTATTACGGGCTGGATGCGCTGCGGGTGCTGCAGGGGGAGGTGCGGATCTTTTTCCCGGAGAACAACGGCCGCGAGCCCCTGTTCATCTATCTGGTGGCCAGCGCCATCGCCATCCTGGGGCCCACCCCTTACGCGCTGCGGCTCACCGCCAGCATGATCGGCCTGCTCGCGGTGGCCGCGGCCTTCCGAATGGCATGGACGATCTCCCGGCGCTGGGAGGTGGGTGCCCTGAGCGGGGCGCTGATGGCTTTTCTGCTCTGGCCTCTGAACCTCAGCCGGGTGGGGTTCCGGGCTGGGCTGTTCCCCTTGGCGGCCGCTCTCACCCTCTGGGCCTTCACCCGCGCCGCCCGCAGCGGCCGGGAGCGGGACTGGGCTGTGGCTGGATGGATCTGGGGGCTGAGCTTCTATACCTACTTGGCCGCCCGCATAACGGTTCTCCCCATCGCCCTGGAGTTGCTGCTCGGGCGCTGGCGGGCGCCGGATCGCTTCCGGGTTCGAGCCATCGGGGCCTTCCTGGGATGCGCGCTGCTCACCGCCTCGCCGCTGATCGCCTATTTCCTCACGCACCCGGCGGAGTTCACCCTCCGTGGGGAGCAGACGGCGGCCTTCCAGGGCGGGCGCCCCTGGCTGGGGGTGGCCAAGGAACAGGCCCTGCGGGTAGGCGGGATGTTTTTCTGGCAAGGCGACTCGTATCCGCGCCACAACACCGAGAGCCGCCCGGTCTTCGATCCCCTTTTGGCCTTCGCTTTTCTGGTCGGCGGGATCCAGGCCTTTCGCCGAGCGCCTTTCACAGCCCTGTGGGGGATAGCCATGCTGCTGCCCACGTTCCTGGCTACCGAGGCCCCCCATTACCTGCGGGCCAGCGGGGCGCTGCCGGTGGTGGTCTTCTGGGCCGCCCTCGGCCTGTGGACCCTTGCCGGGGCGGCGGCCCGCTGGGCCCGCACGCCCTGGGCGGCGGCCCTCCTCCTCGGGGGCGGGCTCGGCCTCAGCTTCCCCTGGCACGCCGTCGCTTACTTCCATCCGGGATGGTGGGCCCAGGCCCAGGTGCGCGGGGCCTTCTCCCTGGATTCGTGGGAGGTGGCCCAGGAGATCCGCGCCTTCCGGCGCGCGGAGCCCTCCGGGACCGTGGTGCTCTCAGAGCGCCTCTGGGCCGGGCGGGCGGAGATGCGGTTCCTCCTCTGGGGGGAATCCGGCGTGCGGATCCGGCGGCTGACGGAGGATCCTCCCGATCCGCCCCCGGCTCCGGCGATGGTCATCGGCTGGCAATACGAGGAAGTCCCGCTCCTGCGGCGGTGGCTTCCTCCGGGCGCGCTGCTTTCGGTGCGGGCGCCGCCCCCGTGGCCGGGAGAGCGCGTTCCCCGCTACCGGGTGATGCGGGCGGAGCCGCCCGATCGGATGCGCTCGAATCTGCGCGCGGTCTTCGCGGATGGGATCGCGTTGCAGGGAGGGATGGCGGTGCGGGCGGGACGGTTCCTCACGGTGACGCTGGACTGGGAGGCGGTGGGGCAGCCCTCCCGGGATTACAGCGTCTTCGTCCACGTCTACCGGGAGACGGAGGCGCCCCGGTGGCCCCCGGCCATCCCACCGCAGGCCCAGCACGATGGCGGGATCGCCGAGGGCGCCTACAACACGGGGGTCTGGCGACCCGGCGACCGCATCCGGGAGGTTCGGGTCATCCCGCTCCCGGAGACGCTCCTTCAGGGGCCGTTAAGGGTCTGGGTGGGCCTTTACCGGTGGGAGGATGGCGCGCGCCTCCCGCTTCGGGGAGGCGGCGAGGCGGTCGCCATTCCGGTGGAGGAGGCCGAGCGCTCTGCCCGGTCCCCATAA